From Aphis gossypii isolate Hap1 unplaced genomic scaffold, ASM2018417v2 Contig00357, whole genome shotgun sequence:
TTACGGAAACTTCTTCATTTTGCattttagagaaaaaataagaatttttattaagaaaattaaattaacaacgaTTGAATCTAATACAATAAACGCAACAAACACATTGATAAGCAAAACGGCGATGAAGAAGTAAcgtgtttatagtttaaaggCTGAACTGTAACTGATACTGTAACTATAACTGTAACTGTAACTATATCGGCTGTtgggaaatttaaattttgaattcacTAAAAGACAGCGTAATAGTGCACTAACAGAAAGAGATCTTATAATTTGGCGCaggaatttcattaaaaatataaggcTCTATAGAAGAGAAGgttgaacaatttattatcacgATGAGACGTGGGTCAATGCAGGTGAGTGTGCAAACAAAGTGTGGGTCGACAAAACCGTAACATCGAGTCGAGATGCTTTTTTGAAAGGACTGACTACAGGACCCAAAAATCCAACAGGTAAAGGGAAACGATTGATTGTGGTACACATAGGTTCATCAAACGATTTCGTCGAGGGTGGTCTACTGTGttttgaatcaaaaaaaatacagcaAACTACTACGACGAAATGAACGGCGATTCCTTTTATGAATGGTTTTGTGGAATTTTACCTCTGTTGGACGATAATTCCATAATTGAAATGGATAATGCGTCGTACCATTCGGTCAAGCTGGATCCCGCGCCAACAATGGCTTGGCAGAAACATAAAATCATTCAATGGTTGGaggataaaaatgttgtagttGACAGGAAAATGGTGAAACTAGAATTAATGCAAAAGGTCAAAGAGATTCGAACCACTGAAAAGTACGTCATTGACGAAAAAGCAAtggaaagtaataaaattgttctgCGTTTGCCACCGTACCATTGTGAGTTGAACCCTATTGAATTAGCATGGTCGGTGGTAAAAAATCATGTGAAgcagaataatattacattcaaattaaacGATAAACGTCAATTGCTGATCGATGGAGTTCAACGAGTTACTCCGGAAATGTGGGccaattttacaaaacatacaATTAGCGAAGAGGATAAAATGTGGGATATTGAGTCCATTACCGATGAAATGCTTGATGAACTAGCTCCAACATCTCAACATGTTCTAACCATCACAGGAGAAACAAGTACTGATTCCTcagattgaaattaaaaataattaatatttaagaattaaaatcaatatcataaataataattgattctttaaatattatattgtattgcatttatttctttaaaatacacaCGTAAATTCGTTTTGAtggtatttgtttattattaatttatataaaaaaaatatctgtataactataacaaaaaaattaactttttgcGTAATGATAAATACAACAGTACGCTGTATATACGatgtgattaatattattgatgtgtATAACCGATGTTGTGCGCCGCCGGACGGTAAAGAGTGGGAGTAATTGGGGTTCAGCGCTGCGCGAAACGAGTACAATCTCTCATGGAAcagagtataaattaaaaattgagcgtgcaatttaaaacattgtttactttaattacaaatgtaaataatagtgTATGTTCAAATTTGAGAAACATTGCTGCTGTAACTAATTCATATGCAATTTCCACTAGCCACTACATTAAATGCctaattattttgagttttatgttttacaatactatttattgaaatattgaatttatgctATTGTGTTCATGAATATACAGTGTAGGTATGTGGAGATTTGACAAAATCCTAACTGGGAATAACAGCATTATACTTTTAAGCAAACTTCAATTTGACGAAGAAGATGTTACCTATGTTCGactattagaataattataattatatgatcttattaattgtattttataaataagatctTAATTCATAGACCTAGATCCGAAATGGAACATTTTGGCGTGAAGCCGTTTTGGTGTAAATGTCTcaggttattatattaattaatttaccattataaatatatttttattttttaatagtatttattgtatgcGTATTGTTGGAATTTAatgataagtttatattactatGCTAGTATGCTGTTCTCGTGCCCTATGGGTTTtaacttaagttaaaattaaccaGTTGACGTTTTGAATGATTTATACCCATTGTCGTTTCTTGCCTGCCGTATAGACAGCATACATATTTCACACAAATAGtgagtttttatatatatttaatttttttatacaagtagtgagttttattaaattatgtatttaattaattaatatttatttataatgtcaaaattaattgaatccACGAAAGAACGAGATGTTTTAGTGAACAAtggttatatgtatttattttatgcattaagTAGTG
This genomic window contains:
- the LOC126553876 gene encoding uncharacterized protein LOC126553876, whose amino-acid sequence is MNGDSFYEWFCGILPLLDDNSIIEMDNASYHSVKLDPAPTMAWQKHKIIQWLEDKNVVVDRKMVKLELMQKVKEIRTTEKYVIDEKAMESNKIVLRLPPYHCELNPIELAWSVVKNHVKQNNITFKLNDKRQLLIDGVQRVTPEMWANFTKHTISEEDKMWDIESITDEMLDELAPTSQHVLTITGETSTDSSD